The following are from one region of the Corylus avellana chromosome ca1, CavTom2PMs-1.0 genome:
- the LOC132167296 gene encoding cytochrome P450 714C2-like, translated as MEQLLLLFKIIITIALLGLVTTLMKMCEALILKPKRLRGILRKQGIRGPPPSFLIGNIGDMKKTKSSPSKAQQKEEQAITHNCYSAIFPFFDEWRKSYGPIFMFSLGNIQILHMSDPEVVREISICTSLVVRMPSFESKAVEPLFGEGILTSNGATWAHQRKILAPELYMNKVKGMMKIMVESSMTVVNSWRIECEGGVADVHIDEYMKSISGDAIARACFGSNYSEGKEIFSKLEALQVHLSKSLFKIGIPALRYLPTKGNREIWRLEKEVGALILKTIKERKDGASEHDFLNKIIEAATNSDLSQDEIDRFIVDNCKNIYFAGYETTAVSATWTLMLLASNPEWQARVRAEVLQVCGGQIPDADMLRKMKVLTMVIHESLRLYPPISLVAREALEDLKFGDIRVPKGFNVVTLLVALHQDPDIWGPDAKEFNPERFANGVSGACKLPQVYMPFGFGSRKCLGQNFAIVELKIILALIVSNFSFSLSSKYRHSPAMTLVIAPEHGVNLLIKSL; from the exons TGTTGCTTCTTTTTAAGATCATCATCACAATCGCCTTGCTTGGCTTGGTTACCACGTTAATGAAGATGTGTGAAGCTCTAATATTGAAGCCAAAAAGGCTTCGAGGAATACTGAGAAAACAGGGGATCAGAGGCCCTCCACCCTCTTTTTTGATTGGAAATATTGGTGACATGAAGAAAACGAAATCCTCACCCTCAAAGGCTCAACAAAAAGAAGAGCAAGCAATAACCCACAATTGCTATTCTGCAATCTTTCCATTCTTTGACGAGTGGAGAAAATCATATG GTCCAATATTTATGTTCTCACTTGGCAACATACAAATACTGCACATGAGCGATCCTGAGGTGGTGAGGGAAATAAGCATATGCACTTCCTTAGTCGTTCGAATGCCTTCCTTTGAATCCAAAGCGGTTGAACCTCTGTTTGGCGAAGGGATCCTGACTTCAAATGGAGCAACATGGGCTCACCAGAGGAAAATCCTTGCTCCCGAACTATACATGAATAAGGTTAAg GGCATGATGAAGATAATGGTGGAGTCCTCGATGACAGTGGTGAACTCATGGAGGATAGAATGTGAGGGTGGAGTTGCAGACGTTCACATTGATGAATATATGAAAAGCATTTCGGGAGATGCAATAGCAAGAGCCTGTTTTGGGAGCAACTATTCCGAAGGGAAAGAGATATTCTCAAAGCTCGAAGCACTTCAAGTGCACCTGTCTAAAAGTTTATTCAAGATTGGCATTCCTGCACTGAG GTATCTTCCAACTAAGGGTAACAGGGAAATATGGAGGCTAGAAAAAGAGGTTGGCGCTTTGATTCTCAAGAcaataaaggaaagaaaggatGGAGCATCAGAGCATGATTTCTTAAATAAGATCATTGAAGCTGCCACCAACAGTGACCTTTCTCAAGATGAGATAGATCGGTTCATTGTAGACAATTGCAAGAACATATACTTTGCTGGGTACGAGACTACTGCTGTCTCCGCCACGTGGACATTGATGTTGTTGGCCTCAAATCCAGAATGGCAAGCCAGAGTTCGTGCCGAAGTGCTCCAAGTTTGCGGTGGTCAAATACCTGATGCTGACATGCTTCGCAAGATGAAAGTA TTGACCATGGTAATTCATGAATCATTGCGACTTTACCCTCCAATTTCGTTGGTGGCCAGAGAGGCATTGGAAGACTTAAAATTTGGAGATATTCGCGTGCCTAAAGGTTTCAATGTCGTGACCTTGTTAGTAGCCTTACACCAAGACCCTGATATTTGGGGACCAGATGCCAAGGAGTTTAACCCTGAGAGGTTTGCTAATGGAGTCAGTGGTGCGTGCAAGCTCCCTCAAGTCTACATGCCTTTTGGATTTGGGTCGCGTAAGTGTTTGGGGCAAAACTTTGCCATAGTAGAGCTCAAAATTATTTTAGCTCTAATTGTGTCCAACTTCTCATTCTCCTTGTCATCGAAATACAGGCACTCCCCGGCAATGACTTTAGTTATAGCGCCTGAACATGGTGTCAATCTCCTTATTAAGAGCTTGTGA